In Acinonyx jubatus isolate Ajub_Pintada_27869175 chromosome B3, VMU_Ajub_asm_v1.0, whole genome shotgun sequence, a genomic segment contains:
- the GCNT3 gene encoding beta-1,3-galactosyl-O-glycosyl-glycoprotein beta-1,6-N-acetylglucosaminyltransferase 3, with product MIWWKKIQWQQRYLWALGCYMLLAIVALRLCLRLKCDFDSLDLKSRDFQSRHCRDILYKSLKLPAKRSINCSRIIQGDQQAVIEAVLDNLEIKNKRKPFTDTDYFNMTRDCEHFKAERKFIRFPLSQEESDFPIAYSMVVHEKIENFERLLRAVYAPQNIYCIHVDEKSPETFKEAVKAIISCFPNVFMASKLVRVVYASWSRVQADLNCMEDLLQSPVPWKYLLNTCGTDFPIKTNAEMVLALKMLNGKNSMESEIPTEYKKTRWKYHYETKDTLYVTNKMKDPPPDNIPMFTGNAYIVASRDFVRHVLENPKSRQLIEWVKDTYSPDEHLWATLQRAPWMPGSIPYHSKFHVSDMAAIARLVKWQGHEGNISMGAPYAPCSGIHQRSICIYGTGDLHWILQNHHLLANKFDPKVDDNVLQCLEEYLRHKAIYGTEL from the coding sequence CTGAAGTCCAGAGATTTTCAGAGCCGGCACTGTAGAGACATCTTGTACAAGTCCCTGAAACTGCCAGCAAAGAGATCCATCAACTGTTCTCGGATCATCCAAGGGGACCAGCAGGCAGTGATTGAGGCTGTGCTggacaacctggagatcaagaacAAGCGGAAGCCTTTCACAGACACTGACTACTTTAACATGACCAGAGACTGTGAGCACTTTAAGGCTGAAAGGAAGTTCATACGGTTCCCTCTGAGCCAAGAAGAGTCAGACTTCCCTATTGCCTACTCAATGGTGGtccatgagaaaatagaaaactttgaAAGATTGCTCCGAGCTGTGTATGCCCCTCAGAACATATACTGCATCCACGTGGATGAGAAATCCCCAGAAACTTTCAAAGAGGCAGTCAAGGCAATTATTTCATGCTTCCCAAATGTCTTCATGGCCAGTAAGTTGGTTCGGGTGGTTTATGCCTCCTGGTCCAGGGTGCAGGCTGACCTGAATTGTATGGAAGACTTGCTCCAGAGCCCAGTGCCATGGAAATACTTACTAAATACATGTGGGACAGACTTTCCTATAAAGACCAATGCCGAGATGGTCCTGGCCCTCAAGATGTTGAATGGGAAGAACAGTATGGAGTCAGAAATACCTACTGAGTACAAAAAGACTCGCTGGAAATATCACTATGAGACAAAAGACACATTGTACGTAACCAACAAGATGAAGGATCCTCCCCCTGATAACATACCTATGTTCACAGGGAATGCCTATATTGTAGCTTCCCGAGACTTTGTCCGACATGTCTTAGAGAACCCCAAGTCCCGACAACTGATTGAATGGGTAAAAGACACCTATAGCCCTGATGAGCATCTATGGGCCACGCTTCAGCGTGCACCATGGATGCCTGGCTCTATTCCCTACCACTCCAAGTTTCACGTCTCAGATATGGCAGCCATTGCCAGGCTGGTCAAGTGGCAGGGCCATGAGGGAAACATCAGTATGGGGGCACCTTATGCACCTTGCTCTGGAATCCACCAGCGGTCTATCTGTATTTACGGGACTGGAGACCTGCATTGGATTCTTCAAAACCATCACCTCTTGGCCAACAAGTTTGACCCAAAGGTGGATGACAATGTTCTTCAGTGTTTAGAAGAGTACTTACGTCATAAGGCCATCTATGGGACTGAACTCTGA